DNA sequence from the Callospermophilus lateralis isolate mCalLat2 chromosome 2, mCalLat2.hap1, whole genome shotgun sequence genome:
ACGTCGGATTCATCACCCACTGCGATTATTATCTTTGGAAGACGGGACTTCACACCCAAAACCCCTTCTGGCTCTTGCTTTGGGCCTATGGGATGTTTAGAGATGGACTTTTTGGAGGAGCGGGTCTGAGAGGAGTGTGGCCACCAACTCAGTCGGAGTTCCCGGCTCGGTTCCACTCCCTAGGGAGATTCGGGAAGCAACCCGCTTTACGATCCTCTTGAACAACTACATTTCCCGACATGCAAAGGGCGGGGGCGGCTGCCAGTCGCGGGTGATATGGGCCTGGGCCGTGCTATGGACTACGACTCCCAGCATGCTCCGTGGCCCAGGGCCGGAAGGGCCCGGATCCGGAATTGGATGTAGTTCACTGCTCAAGTGGCGGAGCTGGGGGGAAATGGTGAGGTTGAGGCCGGGTGCCTGTGGGGTCGGAGGCGTCTGGGGGTGGGACTGGGGGGTGCTCTGTAGCGGAGGCTTGGGCACTTGGAGCTGGATTGCTCTCTCCTGGCCTGGCCCGTGTACGGGTGAAAATGCTGAAGCCCGGCGGGAGCGCCTGGAGATGATGCAGAATCCACCACTCTGTACAGCTGTTGAGTGAATGAGAAGTTTAGAGCGTAAATTGGCCGCGATGCCTCTTCCAGTAGTGCACCGAAATGGATAGTCGCTTCGTCTTCTGAGCCCTCCCTTTTCTCCAGGCCACAGGGACAGACCAGGTGGTGGGACTCGGCCTTGTTGCTGTTAGCCTGATCATCTTCACCTACTATACCGCCTGGGTGATCCTCTTGGTATGTCTGCCTCCTCCGCCCTCGACTCACCTTCCCCCATCCCTGAATCTTGAAGTCGACCCCTTACACCATGTGAGCAGctgctatgtgccaggcaccatgcGGGGTGCTTTACTTGCGTTATGTCATGAAGTCTCCAGAAAGCACTAAGAAGGTGCTAGTGGGGTCTGCATTTTGTAGATGATgaagctgaggcccagagagaaaGGTCTGGCCCAAGTTTGCCTCTCTACATTTGGAAGGTTGCACAACATTGGGAAGCCCTGATCCGGGTTTGCTTTGCTTTTGAGGGGGGTTCTGCACTTCCTTTAGCCGGCtgactcctgaatatattgagCAACCATGGGTTTTATGAGGACTTTAGggcggttttgttttgttttcaaatggaaaaatctgCTTAATAAGTGCAGTGTGTTTGGAAGACAAACTCTTTCATAACTTGATATCCTGTAGAGAAAAAATATTAGTAAAAACGACCTGGGAACCCAGACTTTGAGAGTTTCTGGTGAGGCCCGTAGCTAGACTCTCTTAGGGCAGGTCCTTTGTCTTCTGTTCACTGCTGGCTCCCCAGCACTAATCTAGCGCAGGCACTGAGCAAGTGCTCAGCAAACAACTTTTAAATGATCAGAGGAAGAAATGGCAACACCCAAAATGCTATCATCTTAAAGAAAAGCAAATGCTGTCCCAATGCTCTGAATGCAGTCAGTCCTTTGGAGGAGATGGGATGTTTGGGCTTGGGGGCTGGGCAGGATGAGCAGTGCTCATCAGAGGTCTGCCCCTCATGCCAGCCATTCATCGACAATGAgcatatcatccacaagttcttCCTCCCTCGAGCGTATGCTGTTGCCATCCCCCTGGCCGCGGGTCTCTTGCTGCTCCTGTTTGTGGGTAAGTCATCAGCCCCAATCCTGGGAAGGATGTCACCCTTTGCCACCACCCTCTCCTACCCTTGGCATGCTTTCACACTTTGgcaattattatttttcatcTGCTTGAGGCTTCTGGACCCCTACTTTCCCTGAGGTTTCTAGGCCACAAGTCAGTAACTTCTCTGGTCTTCCCAATGCCTCAGGCTCTTGGGACTAAGGGTTTGTCTCCCTTTTCCTCTCCCCTCCACCATCATCACTTGGCTCACACCTCAGTCACTTCCCACCCTCTTGTTGCCCTGGATCATAGATCCTGCATCTCTTTACCTCTCATGGCTTCCTTAGGAAAGGAACTGTGTCTTCAGCACCAGCGCAGGCTGTGACGCTGAGTTGGTGCTTTAGAGTCAATCAACAAATGACTGGACAATGGGATTAATGAGCCGGTGGGTGGTGGGCAGGTAGTAGGAGGGCAGGGGCATGAATAGGGGAGTAACACATGGACCTCGTTGGCCATGGAATCTAAAGCACTAAATGGAGCTAGCATCTTGCCTGTGGCAGGCACTCACCGTGACTGTTGAATGGATGAGTGGATTTGTGGTTTGATGAATGGAAAGGAACATGAGCAGCTGGCCTGGGGGTGGTTGGGCAGGGACATGACTCTCCATGTGGTCATTT
Encoded proteins:
- the Dpm2 gene encoding dolichol phosphate-mannose biosynthesis regulatory protein produces the protein MATGTDQVVGLGLVAVSLIIFTYYTAWVILLPFIDNEHIIHKFFLPRAYAVAIPLAAGLLLLLFVGLFITYIMLKNQRVTKKAQ